In a single window of the Magnolia sinica isolate HGM2019 chromosome 7, MsV1, whole genome shotgun sequence genome:
- the LOC131251519 gene encoding putative disease resistance protein RGA3 isoform X1, with the protein MADGLVPSVLGSLNSILLSEIGSVLSCRQELQDLSSAFKAIQAVLRDAERKRRKEEALSDWLEKIKDVAYDVEDLLDQYKAESLRHENEESGIPPFAKRVCNSALRTLSVDETVDELGFHVKLGIEMRRSLKNVRERLNAICSEKSNFHLEESIDSKMEMEMVERKTSSLVDETEIIGRTPDKDRIIRWLVSNSGRVRNEIPVISIIGSGGVGKTALAQLIYNDQRVIGHFSKMMWVHVSDNFNETKICNAIIEAVEGQPPPDFLEWQMVQNHLRNVLKGEQYFLVLDDIWNEDEDKWDKLRLPLKDGDIGSRILITTRNETVVKTMRTTKWHELAPLLESDSWSLFSHIAFGERKTEECAEFEEIGKEIARKCDRIPLIIKRIANVLRFQRTKREWELVLETETWDFPNVTRGLQLSYENMPPYLKRCFAFCSIFPKDHVIERETLIKLWMAQDFLPEESAAMESIGDGYFYDLLGRSLFDAPITDCFGNIMHCKMMDIVHDFFQTVMRECYTVNMELSNNIPLHVRHVSLKCSDDLSSIPGNLCKAKNLRTLLFIGWSRITVLADDFFENFRCLRALDLSGTKCSHLPKSLKNLKLLRYLNLSATEVALLPDFICGLYLLQTLKLNACGQLPELPKEMWKLARLRHLEIENTWQLQALPHGIGRLTSLRTLSKFIVGKGMECRIGELKNLNLLQGKLAIYHLERVLNESDAMEAELMNKKHLRHLELYFGRGLSALVFGSSEMSVGIKEKISEGVLQGLRPHTILEELNISGYMGLKFPGWMEDALFSNLVNVTLRNCHDCIKLPALGTLPSLKYLIIAEVTKVEFIGPEFYGNIDGRDVTGAAPAFPKLETLVLNGMATLREWVARPDGGMPSLLELRIAKCPMLMKVPLFLHGKLWKVNIELPSKYWTSCISESVECLVVDIIKGNHGLIRNNDRLHIRDIDMIHLPLYCNLKYLVIENSPYFEFPVGIQKLCGLQILHVTNCRKLTHLPKELRDLCNLRQLKVMHCPNLEKWCGKYAEDDQQLAMSHIPNIWIGNREIKRDGQEISGHEVADINLHYPSNDTPLPINTDARK; encoded by the exons ATGGCCGATGGACTTGTTCCATCGGTTCTTGGTTCCTTGAATTCCATCCTCCTATCCGAGATAGGATCCGTGTTGTCCTGTCGCCAAGAGCTACAAGATCTTTCTAGTGCGTTCAAAGCCATTCAAGCCGTTCTTCGCGATGCTGAGAGGAAACGGAGAAAGGAAGAAGCTCTGAGCGACTGGCTGGAGAAGATCAAAGATGTGGCCTATGACGTGGAAGACTTGCTGGACCAGTACAAAGCCGAATCCCTCAGACATGAAAATGAAGAGAGCGGAATCCCACCTTTTGCAAAGCGGGTATGTAACTCTGCCTTACGTACTCTTAGTGTAGATGAAACAGTCGATGAACTGGGCTTTCATGTTAAATTGGGCATTGAGATGAGGCGTAGTTTAAAAAATGTTAGAGAAAGGCTCAATGCTATATGTAGTGAGAAGTCTAACTTTCATTTGGAAGAGAGCATAGATAGCAAGATGGAGATGGAGATGGTGGAGAGGAAAACTAGTTCCTTGGTTGATGAAACGGAGATTATTGGTAGGACTCCAGATAAGGACAGGATCATACGCTGGTTGGTAAGTAACAGTGGTCGTGTCCGCAACGAGATTCCCGTTATTTCTATAATTGGTTCAGGGGGAGTAGGAAAGACTGCTCTCGCTCAATTAATATACAATGACCAGCGAGTTATTGGGCACTTctcgaaaatgatgtgggtccatgtttcagataattttaatgaGACTAAGATTTGTAATGCAATTATTGAAGCGGTGGAGGGTCAGCCTCCTCCTGATTTCTTGGAATGGCAAATGGTGCAAAATCATCTACGGAATGTCTTGAAAGGAGAGCAATATTTTCTTGTGCTTGATGACATCTGGAATGAAGATGAAGACAAGTGGGATAAATTGAGGCTTCCTTTGAAAGATGGGGATATTGGAAGTAGAATTTTGATCACCACTCGCAATGAAACCGTCGTAAAAACTATGCGGACTACGAAGTGGCATGAACTGGCACCCCTATTAGAAAGCGATTCTTGGTCATTGTTCAGTCACATTGCTTTTGGGGAAAGAAAAACAGAGGAATGTGCAGAGTTTGAAGAAATTGGGAAAgaaattgcaagaaaatgtgaCAGAATACCTCTTATTATAAAGAGAATAGCAAATGTGTTGCGTTTCCAGAGGACGAAAAGGGAGTGGGAGCTTGTGTTGGAGACTGAAACGTGGGATTTTCCAAATGTTACAAGAGGTCTTCAATTAAGCTATGAAAATATGCCTCCTTATTTGAAGCGTTGCTTTGCCTTTTGTTCTATATTTCCAAAGGATCATGTTATAGAGAGGGAGACACTAATCAAGTTGTGGATGGCCCAGGACTTTCTTCCAGAGGAAAGTGCAGCAATGGAAAGTATAGGTGATGGGTATTTTTACGATTTACTAGGGCGATCCTTGTTTGATGCTCCAATAACAGATTGCTTTGGCAATATCATGCACTGTAAGATGATGGATATTGTTCATGACTTCTTCCAAACTGTCATGAGAGAATGCTATACCGTGAACATGGAATTGTCAAACAACATCCCCCTGCATGTGCGCCATGTCTCATTGAAATGCAGTGACGATTTATCTTCAATTCCAGGAAACTTGTGCAAAGCGAAGAATCTGCGCACGCTCCTGTTCATTGGGTGGTCAAGAATCACTGTGCTGGCtgatgatttttttgaaaatttcaggtgCCTCAGAGCATTAGATTTGAGTGGTACAAAATGTTCTCATCTTCCAAAgtccttgaagaacttgaaactTTTAAGATACCTCAACTTATCTGCTACTGAAGTTGCGTTGCTGCCTGATTTCATATGCGGACTGTATTTGTTGCAAACCTTGAAACTTAATGCGTGCGGCCAACTGCCTGAACTTCCCAAAGAGATGTGGAAACTTGCGAGGCTAAGACATCTGGAAATTGAAAATACCTGGCAATTGCAGGCTTTACCCCATGGGATTGGAAGATTAACTTCACTTAGAACATTGTCAAAGTTTATTGTTGGGAAAGGGATGGAATGCAGGATTGGGGAACTTAAAAACCTCAATCTCCTCCAAGGAAAGTTAGCAATATACCATTTGGAGAGGGTGTTAAATGAGAGTGATGCCATGGAAGCAGAACTAATGAATAAGAAACACCTTCGCCACTTGGAATTGTATTTTGGCCGGGGACTGTCAGCACTAGTGTTTGGAAGTTCAGAAATGTCAGTTGGGATTAAAGAAAAGATCAGTGAGGGTGTGTTGCAAGGCCTTCGGCCCCATACAATTCTAGAAGAGCTGAATATATCAGGTTACATGGGATTGAAATTCCCGGGATGGATGGAAGATGCATTGTTCTCCAACCTAGTTAATGTGACTCTTCGTAACTGCCATGACTGCATAAAACTACCAGCACTTGGGACACTACCATCCCTTAAATACCTTATCATAGCAGAAGTGACTAAGGTGGAATTCATCGGTCCGGAGTTCTACGGGAACATCGATGGTAGAGACGTAACAGGTGCAGCTCCAGCATTCCCCAAGTTGGAGACACTCGTTTTGAATGGAATGGCTACTTTGAGGGAGTGGGTTGCGAGACCAGATGGAGGAATGCCGTCTCTCCTTGAACTACGTATTGCAAAATGCCCCATGTTAATGAAAGTGCCCTTATTCCTTCATGGTAAACTGTGGAAAGTAAATATTGAATTACCAAGCAAATACTGGACATCGTGCATTTCAGAATCTGTCGAGTGTTTGGTTGTAGACATCATCAAGGGCAACCATGGGTTAATCAGAAACAACGACAGGCTCCACATCAGAGACATCGATATGATCCACCTGCCGTTATATTGCAACCTCAAGTACTTGGTGATTGAAAACTCACCATATTTCGAGTTTCCCGTTGGGATACAAAAACTCTGTGGGCTACAGATACTCCACGTTACAAACTGCCGAAAACTGACACACCTGCCTAAAGAGCTCAGAGACCTCTGTAACCTTCGTCAACTGAAGGTCATGCACTGTCCAAATTTAGAAAAATGGTGTGGAAAATATGCAGAGGACGATCAGCAACTAGCAATGTCACACATCCCTAATATCTGGATCGGCAACCGAGAGATCAAGCGAGATGGGCAAGAAATCTCTGGACATGAAG TTGCAGATATCAATCTACACTATCCATCAAATGATACTCCTCTTCCAATCAACACCGACGCCCGAAAGTAA
- the LOC131251519 gene encoding putative disease resistance protein RGA3 isoform X2 — protein MADGLVPSVLGSLNSILLSEIGSVLSCRQELQDLSSAFKAIQAVLRDAERKRRKEEALSDWLEKIKDVAYDVEDLLDQYKAESLRHENEESGIPPFAKRVCNSALRTLSVDETVDELGFHVKLGIEMRRSLKNVRERLNAICSEKSNFHLEESIDSKMEMEMVERKTSSLVDETEIIGRTPDKDRIIRWLVSNSGRVRNEIPVISIIGSGGVGKTALAQLIYNDQRVIGHFSKMMWVHVSDNFNETKICNAIIEAVEGQPPPDFLEWQMVQNHLRNVLKGEQYFLVLDDIWNEDEDKWDKLRLPLKDGDIGSRILITTRNETVVKTMRTTKWHELAPLLESDSWSLFSHIAFGERKTEECAEFEEIGKEIARKCDRIPLIIKRIANVLRFQRTKREWELVLETETWDFPNVTRGLQLSYENMPPYLKRCFAFCSIFPKDHVIERETLIKLWMAQDFLPEESAAMESIGDGYFYDLLGRSLFDAPITDCFGNIMHCKMMDIVHDFFQTVMRECYTVNMELSNNIPLHVRHVSLKCSDDLSSIPGNLCKAKNLRTLLFIGWSRITVLADDFFENFRCLRALDLSGTKCSHLPKSLKNLKLLRYLNLSATEVALLPDFICGLYLLQTLKLNACGQLPELPKEMWKLARLRHLEIENTWQLQALPHGIGRLTSLRTLSKFIVGKGMECRIGELKNLNLLQGKLAIYHLERVLNESDAMEAELMNKKHLRHLELYFGRGLSALVFGSSEMSVGIKEKISEGVLQGLRPHTILEELNISGYMGLKFPGWMEDALFSNLVNVTLRNCHDCIKLPALGTLPSLKYLIIAEVTKVEFIGPEFYGNIDGRDVTGAAPAFPKLETLVLNGMATLREWVARPDGGMPSLLELRIAKCPMLMKVPLFLHGKLWKVNIELPSKYWTSCISESVECLVVDIIKGNHGLIRNNDRLHIRDIDMIHLPLYCNLKYLVIENSPYFEFPVGIQKLCGLQILHVTNCRKLTHLPKELRDLCNLRQLKVMHCPNLEKWCGKYAEDDQQLAMSHIPNIWIGNREIKRDGQEISGHEVPRGAVAE, from the exons ATGGCCGATGGACTTGTTCCATCGGTTCTTGGTTCCTTGAATTCCATCCTCCTATCCGAGATAGGATCCGTGTTGTCCTGTCGCCAAGAGCTACAAGATCTTTCTAGTGCGTTCAAAGCCATTCAAGCCGTTCTTCGCGATGCTGAGAGGAAACGGAGAAAGGAAGAAGCTCTGAGCGACTGGCTGGAGAAGATCAAAGATGTGGCCTATGACGTGGAAGACTTGCTGGACCAGTACAAAGCCGAATCCCTCAGACATGAAAATGAAGAGAGCGGAATCCCACCTTTTGCAAAGCGGGTATGTAACTCTGCCTTACGTACTCTTAGTGTAGATGAAACAGTCGATGAACTGGGCTTTCATGTTAAATTGGGCATTGAGATGAGGCGTAGTTTAAAAAATGTTAGAGAAAGGCTCAATGCTATATGTAGTGAGAAGTCTAACTTTCATTTGGAAGAGAGCATAGATAGCAAGATGGAGATGGAGATGGTGGAGAGGAAAACTAGTTCCTTGGTTGATGAAACGGAGATTATTGGTAGGACTCCAGATAAGGACAGGATCATACGCTGGTTGGTAAGTAACAGTGGTCGTGTCCGCAACGAGATTCCCGTTATTTCTATAATTGGTTCAGGGGGAGTAGGAAAGACTGCTCTCGCTCAATTAATATACAATGACCAGCGAGTTATTGGGCACTTctcgaaaatgatgtgggtccatgtttcagataattttaatgaGACTAAGATTTGTAATGCAATTATTGAAGCGGTGGAGGGTCAGCCTCCTCCTGATTTCTTGGAATGGCAAATGGTGCAAAATCATCTACGGAATGTCTTGAAAGGAGAGCAATATTTTCTTGTGCTTGATGACATCTGGAATGAAGATGAAGACAAGTGGGATAAATTGAGGCTTCCTTTGAAAGATGGGGATATTGGAAGTAGAATTTTGATCACCACTCGCAATGAAACCGTCGTAAAAACTATGCGGACTACGAAGTGGCATGAACTGGCACCCCTATTAGAAAGCGATTCTTGGTCATTGTTCAGTCACATTGCTTTTGGGGAAAGAAAAACAGAGGAATGTGCAGAGTTTGAAGAAATTGGGAAAgaaattgcaagaaaatgtgaCAGAATACCTCTTATTATAAAGAGAATAGCAAATGTGTTGCGTTTCCAGAGGACGAAAAGGGAGTGGGAGCTTGTGTTGGAGACTGAAACGTGGGATTTTCCAAATGTTACAAGAGGTCTTCAATTAAGCTATGAAAATATGCCTCCTTATTTGAAGCGTTGCTTTGCCTTTTGTTCTATATTTCCAAAGGATCATGTTATAGAGAGGGAGACACTAATCAAGTTGTGGATGGCCCAGGACTTTCTTCCAGAGGAAAGTGCAGCAATGGAAAGTATAGGTGATGGGTATTTTTACGATTTACTAGGGCGATCCTTGTTTGATGCTCCAATAACAGATTGCTTTGGCAATATCATGCACTGTAAGATGATGGATATTGTTCATGACTTCTTCCAAACTGTCATGAGAGAATGCTATACCGTGAACATGGAATTGTCAAACAACATCCCCCTGCATGTGCGCCATGTCTCATTGAAATGCAGTGACGATTTATCTTCAATTCCAGGAAACTTGTGCAAAGCGAAGAATCTGCGCACGCTCCTGTTCATTGGGTGGTCAAGAATCACTGTGCTGGCtgatgatttttttgaaaatttcaggtgCCTCAGAGCATTAGATTTGAGTGGTACAAAATGTTCTCATCTTCCAAAgtccttgaagaacttgaaactTTTAAGATACCTCAACTTATCTGCTACTGAAGTTGCGTTGCTGCCTGATTTCATATGCGGACTGTATTTGTTGCAAACCTTGAAACTTAATGCGTGCGGCCAACTGCCTGAACTTCCCAAAGAGATGTGGAAACTTGCGAGGCTAAGACATCTGGAAATTGAAAATACCTGGCAATTGCAGGCTTTACCCCATGGGATTGGAAGATTAACTTCACTTAGAACATTGTCAAAGTTTATTGTTGGGAAAGGGATGGAATGCAGGATTGGGGAACTTAAAAACCTCAATCTCCTCCAAGGAAAGTTAGCAATATACCATTTGGAGAGGGTGTTAAATGAGAGTGATGCCATGGAAGCAGAACTAATGAATAAGAAACACCTTCGCCACTTGGAATTGTATTTTGGCCGGGGACTGTCAGCACTAGTGTTTGGAAGTTCAGAAATGTCAGTTGGGATTAAAGAAAAGATCAGTGAGGGTGTGTTGCAAGGCCTTCGGCCCCATACAATTCTAGAAGAGCTGAATATATCAGGTTACATGGGATTGAAATTCCCGGGATGGATGGAAGATGCATTGTTCTCCAACCTAGTTAATGTGACTCTTCGTAACTGCCATGACTGCATAAAACTACCAGCACTTGGGACACTACCATCCCTTAAATACCTTATCATAGCAGAAGTGACTAAGGTGGAATTCATCGGTCCGGAGTTCTACGGGAACATCGATGGTAGAGACGTAACAGGTGCAGCTCCAGCATTCCCCAAGTTGGAGACACTCGTTTTGAATGGAATGGCTACTTTGAGGGAGTGGGTTGCGAGACCAGATGGAGGAATGCCGTCTCTCCTTGAACTACGTATTGCAAAATGCCCCATGTTAATGAAAGTGCCCTTATTCCTTCATGGTAAACTGTGGAAAGTAAATATTGAATTACCAAGCAAATACTGGACATCGTGCATTTCAGAATCTGTCGAGTGTTTGGTTGTAGACATCATCAAGGGCAACCATGGGTTAATCAGAAACAACGACAGGCTCCACATCAGAGACATCGATATGATCCACCTGCCGTTATATTGCAACCTCAAGTACTTGGTGATTGAAAACTCACCATATTTCGAGTTTCCCGTTGGGATACAAAAACTCTGTGGGCTACAGATACTCCACGTTACAAACTGCCGAAAACTGACACACCTGCCTAAAGAGCTCAGAGACCTCTGTAACCTTCGTCAACTGAAGGTCATGCACTGTCCAAATTTAGAAAAATGGTGTGGAAAATATGCAGAGGACGATCAGCAACTAGCAATGTCACACATCCCTAATATCTGGATCGGCAACCGAGAGATCAAGCGAGATGGGCAAGAAATCTCTGGACATGAAG ttccaCGAGGAGCAGTGGCGGAATGA
- the LOC131251519 gene encoding putative disease resistance protein RGA3 isoform X3, whose protein sequence is MADGLVPSVLGSLNSILLSEIGSVLSCRQELQDLSSAFKAIQAVLRDAERKRRKEEALSDWLEKIKDVAYDVEDLLDQYKAESLRHENEESGIPPFAKRVCNSALRTLSVDETVDELGFHVKLGIEMRRSLKNVRERLNAICSEKSNFHLEESIDSKMEMEMVERKTSSLVDETEIIGRTPDKDRIIRWLVSNSGRVRNEIPVISIIGSGGVGKTALAQLIYNDQRVIGHFSKMMWVHVSDNFNETKICNAIIEAVEGQPPPDFLEWQMVQNHLRNVLKGEQYFLVLDDIWNEDEDKWDKLRLPLKDGDIGSRILITTRNETVVKTMRTTKWHELAPLLESDSWSLFSHIAFGERKTEECAEFEEIGKEIARKCDRIPLIIKRIANVLRFQRTKREWELVLETETWDFPNVTRGLQLSYENMPPYLKRCFAFCSIFPKDHVIERETLIKLWMAQDFLPEESAAMESIGDGYFYDLLGRSLFDAPITDCFGNIMHCKMMDIVHDFFQTVMRECYTVNMELSNNIPLHVRHVSLKCSDDLSSIPGNLCKAKNLRTLLFIGWSRITVLADDFFENFRCLRALDLSGTKCSHLPKSLKNLKLLRYLNLSATEVALLPDFICGLYLLQTLKLNACGQLPELPKEMWKLARLRHLEIENTWQLQALPHGIGRLTSLRTLSKFIVGKGMECRIGELKNLNLLQGKLAIYHLERVLNESDAMEAELMNKKHLRHLELYFGRGLSALVFGSSEMSVGIKEKISEGVLQGLRPHTILEELNISGYMGLKFPGWMEDALFSNLVNVTLRNCHDCIKLPALGTLPSLKYLIIAEVTKVEFIGPEFYGNIDGRDVTGAAPAFPKLETLVLNGMATLREWVARPDGGMPSLLELRIAKCPMLMKVPLFLHGKLWKVNIELPSKYWTSCISESVECLVVDIIKGNHGLIRNNDRLHIRDIDMIHLPLYCNLKYLVIENSPYFEFPVGIQKLCGLQILHVTNCRKLTHLPKELRDLCNLRQLKVMHCPNLEKWCGKYAEDDQQLAMSHIPNIWIGNREIKRDGQEISGHEVAE, encoded by the exons ATGGCCGATGGACTTGTTCCATCGGTTCTTGGTTCCTTGAATTCCATCCTCCTATCCGAGATAGGATCCGTGTTGTCCTGTCGCCAAGAGCTACAAGATCTTTCTAGTGCGTTCAAAGCCATTCAAGCCGTTCTTCGCGATGCTGAGAGGAAACGGAGAAAGGAAGAAGCTCTGAGCGACTGGCTGGAGAAGATCAAAGATGTGGCCTATGACGTGGAAGACTTGCTGGACCAGTACAAAGCCGAATCCCTCAGACATGAAAATGAAGAGAGCGGAATCCCACCTTTTGCAAAGCGGGTATGTAACTCTGCCTTACGTACTCTTAGTGTAGATGAAACAGTCGATGAACTGGGCTTTCATGTTAAATTGGGCATTGAGATGAGGCGTAGTTTAAAAAATGTTAGAGAAAGGCTCAATGCTATATGTAGTGAGAAGTCTAACTTTCATTTGGAAGAGAGCATAGATAGCAAGATGGAGATGGAGATGGTGGAGAGGAAAACTAGTTCCTTGGTTGATGAAACGGAGATTATTGGTAGGACTCCAGATAAGGACAGGATCATACGCTGGTTGGTAAGTAACAGTGGTCGTGTCCGCAACGAGATTCCCGTTATTTCTATAATTGGTTCAGGGGGAGTAGGAAAGACTGCTCTCGCTCAATTAATATACAATGACCAGCGAGTTATTGGGCACTTctcgaaaatgatgtgggtccatgtttcagataattttaatgaGACTAAGATTTGTAATGCAATTATTGAAGCGGTGGAGGGTCAGCCTCCTCCTGATTTCTTGGAATGGCAAATGGTGCAAAATCATCTACGGAATGTCTTGAAAGGAGAGCAATATTTTCTTGTGCTTGATGACATCTGGAATGAAGATGAAGACAAGTGGGATAAATTGAGGCTTCCTTTGAAAGATGGGGATATTGGAAGTAGAATTTTGATCACCACTCGCAATGAAACCGTCGTAAAAACTATGCGGACTACGAAGTGGCATGAACTGGCACCCCTATTAGAAAGCGATTCTTGGTCATTGTTCAGTCACATTGCTTTTGGGGAAAGAAAAACAGAGGAATGTGCAGAGTTTGAAGAAATTGGGAAAgaaattgcaagaaaatgtgaCAGAATACCTCTTATTATAAAGAGAATAGCAAATGTGTTGCGTTTCCAGAGGACGAAAAGGGAGTGGGAGCTTGTGTTGGAGACTGAAACGTGGGATTTTCCAAATGTTACAAGAGGTCTTCAATTAAGCTATGAAAATATGCCTCCTTATTTGAAGCGTTGCTTTGCCTTTTGTTCTATATTTCCAAAGGATCATGTTATAGAGAGGGAGACACTAATCAAGTTGTGGATGGCCCAGGACTTTCTTCCAGAGGAAAGTGCAGCAATGGAAAGTATAGGTGATGGGTATTTTTACGATTTACTAGGGCGATCCTTGTTTGATGCTCCAATAACAGATTGCTTTGGCAATATCATGCACTGTAAGATGATGGATATTGTTCATGACTTCTTCCAAACTGTCATGAGAGAATGCTATACCGTGAACATGGAATTGTCAAACAACATCCCCCTGCATGTGCGCCATGTCTCATTGAAATGCAGTGACGATTTATCTTCAATTCCAGGAAACTTGTGCAAAGCGAAGAATCTGCGCACGCTCCTGTTCATTGGGTGGTCAAGAATCACTGTGCTGGCtgatgatttttttgaaaatttcaggtgCCTCAGAGCATTAGATTTGAGTGGTACAAAATGTTCTCATCTTCCAAAgtccttgaagaacttgaaactTTTAAGATACCTCAACTTATCTGCTACTGAAGTTGCGTTGCTGCCTGATTTCATATGCGGACTGTATTTGTTGCAAACCTTGAAACTTAATGCGTGCGGCCAACTGCCTGAACTTCCCAAAGAGATGTGGAAACTTGCGAGGCTAAGACATCTGGAAATTGAAAATACCTGGCAATTGCAGGCTTTACCCCATGGGATTGGAAGATTAACTTCACTTAGAACATTGTCAAAGTTTATTGTTGGGAAAGGGATGGAATGCAGGATTGGGGAACTTAAAAACCTCAATCTCCTCCAAGGAAAGTTAGCAATATACCATTTGGAGAGGGTGTTAAATGAGAGTGATGCCATGGAAGCAGAACTAATGAATAAGAAACACCTTCGCCACTTGGAATTGTATTTTGGCCGGGGACTGTCAGCACTAGTGTTTGGAAGTTCAGAAATGTCAGTTGGGATTAAAGAAAAGATCAGTGAGGGTGTGTTGCAAGGCCTTCGGCCCCATACAATTCTAGAAGAGCTGAATATATCAGGTTACATGGGATTGAAATTCCCGGGATGGATGGAAGATGCATTGTTCTCCAACCTAGTTAATGTGACTCTTCGTAACTGCCATGACTGCATAAAACTACCAGCACTTGGGACACTACCATCCCTTAAATACCTTATCATAGCAGAAGTGACTAAGGTGGAATTCATCGGTCCGGAGTTCTACGGGAACATCGATGGTAGAGACGTAACAGGTGCAGCTCCAGCATTCCCCAAGTTGGAGACACTCGTTTTGAATGGAATGGCTACTTTGAGGGAGTGGGTTGCGAGACCAGATGGAGGAATGCCGTCTCTCCTTGAACTACGTATTGCAAAATGCCCCATGTTAATGAAAGTGCCCTTATTCCTTCATGGTAAACTGTGGAAAGTAAATATTGAATTACCAAGCAAATACTGGACATCGTGCATTTCAGAATCTGTCGAGTGTTTGGTTGTAGACATCATCAAGGGCAACCATGGGTTAATCAGAAACAACGACAGGCTCCACATCAGAGACATCGATATGATCCACCTGCCGTTATATTGCAACCTCAAGTACTTGGTGATTGAAAACTCACCATATTTCGAGTTTCCCGTTGGGATACAAAAACTCTGTGGGCTACAGATACTCCACGTTACAAACTGCCGAAAACTGACACACCTGCCTAAAGAGCTCAGAGACCTCTGTAACCTTCGTCAACTGAAGGTCATGCACTGTCCAAATTTAGAAAAATGGTGTGGAAAATATGCAGAGGACGATCAGCAACTAGCAATGTCACACATCCCTAATATCTGGATCGGCAACCGAGAGATCAAGCGAGATGGGCAAGAAATCTCTGGACATGAAG TGGCGGAATGA